A genomic segment from Pectinophora gossypiella chromosome 3, ilPecGoss1.1, whole genome shotgun sequence encodes:
- the LOC126382136 gene encoding uncharacterized protein LOC126382136: protein MTKPFDTHTSVAVQLSESNLENDVVNAIKEYVNPKVKTAILINPPLAMYSIIPIIQDKFKSSSMNLVLSKVELENVKEYLRQQDIIRHYHDEVSLSREAMEKLDDQHYVVSFPQPTKVRLTCGREDINSLQGSYLATIPVNCYLRTPEFTITNDNDEIKGQPLKLMKIPYDEEKRPTTTSHINLHSINLKGLHEIEDRIMMEAPLQLERAQPNALYHTTIPFYIVILSAGALTLYIVLRRYRLWHHKTIEDPASPAPGRHIYEKPGNKKQLQTLENVPATFSLNVLK, encoded by the exons TCACACGAGTGTAGCTGTTCAATTGTCCGAATCAAATCTAGAGAACGATGTAGTTAACGCTATAAAAGAATATGTCAACCCTAAAGTCAAAACCGCAATCTTAATAAATCCACCCTTAGCCATGTACTCTATCATCCCGATCATCCAGGACAAGTTCAAAAGTTCTTCTATGAACCTTGTTTTATCCAAGGTTGAACTGGAGAACGTCAAGGAATATCTTCGCCAACAAGATATAATTCGCCATTACCATGACG AGGTATCACTATCCAGAGAAGCCATGGAGAAGCTCGATGACCAGCACTACGTCGTGTCCTTCCCACAACCCACGAAAGTACGCCTAACCTGCGGAAGAGAAGACATCAACTCACTGCAGGGAAGTTATCTCGCTACTATCCCCGTCAACTGCTACCTGCGAACACCGGAGTTCACTATTACCAATGATAACGATGAGATAAAAGGCCAGCCTCTGAAACTTATGAAGATACCATATGATGAAGAAAAACGCCCTACCACTACATCTCATATTAATCTCCACTCTATTAATCTCAAGGGATTGCATGAGATAGAAGATAGGATCATGATGGAGGCTCCTCTTCAACTGGAACGAGCGCAACCAAACGCCCTGTATCACACCACCATACCCTTCTACATCGTGATATTAAGTGCAGGCGCACTCACCCTCTACATCGTGTTACGTCGCTACCGGCTATGGCATCATAAGACGATTGAGGATCCAGCATCGCCAGCCCCTGGACgacatatttatgaaaaaccTGGAAATAAGAAACAACTTCAAACCCTGGAGAACGTCCCCGCAACATTTTCACTGAACGTGCTAAAATAG